One window from the genome of Leucobacter aridicollis encodes:
- a CDS encoding MetQ/NlpA family ABC transporter substrate-binding protein, translating into MSVKKRSLIAASVAALAIAATALTGCASDSAPKDDGAETTGPVRIGVVPGGQPYWETFVDEAEKEGIEVEIVDFSEYPQPNPAVSAGDLDLNQFQHIIYLATHNVDADDDLVALGSTVVYPLNLFSSKYTDVKDIPEGGTIAIPNDESNRARALLVLQKLGLLELKDGGSATSTPDDIVADKSRVKVTELAADIIPASLPDVDGGIVNNDFVELGGLDFKDSLGSDSADDAAVEPYTNIFAARAEDKDNETYLKLVDIYQNNETFQAALKDYVGEGAVSVKLSQDDLAKLLADAEDNYRATKG; encoded by the coding sequence ATGTCTGTGAAGAAGCGCAGTCTCATCGCCGCATCGGTCGCGGCCCTCGCTATCGCCGCAACCGCACTCACGGGCTGCGCGAGCGACTCGGCTCCCAAGGATGACGGCGCTGAGACGACGGGCCCTGTGCGCATCGGCGTCGTCCCCGGCGGCCAGCCCTACTGGGAGACCTTCGTCGACGAGGCTGAGAAGGAAGGCATTGAGGTCGAGATCGTAGACTTCAGCGAGTACCCGCAGCCGAACCCGGCCGTCTCGGCCGGGGATCTCGACCTCAACCAGTTCCAGCACATCATCTACCTCGCGACCCATAACGTCGACGCCGACGACGACCTCGTCGCGCTCGGCTCGACAGTCGTGTACCCGCTCAACCTGTTCTCGAGCAAGTACACCGACGTGAAGGACATCCCAGAGGGTGGCACAATCGCGATCCCGAACGACGAGTCGAACCGCGCCCGCGCCCTGCTCGTGCTCCAGAAGCTCGGCCTGCTCGAGCTCAAGGATGGCGGCAGCGCGACCTCGACTCCCGACGACATCGTTGCCGACAAGTCGCGCGTGAAGGTCACCGAGCTCGCGGCTGACATTATCCCGGCCTCGCTGCCCGACGTTGACGGCGGCATCGTCAACAACGACTTCGTTGAGCTCGGCGGGCTCGACTTCAAGGACTCGCTCGGCTCGGATAGCGCCGACGACGCCGCGGTGGAGCCGTACACCAACATCTTCGCGGCACGCGCCGAGGACAAGGACAACGAGACCTACCTGAAGCTCGTCGACATCTACCAGAACAACGAGACCTTCCAGGCCGCGCTGAAGGACTACGTCGGTGAGGGCGCGGTCTCCGTGAAGCTCTCGCAGGACGACCTCGCTAAGCTCCTTGCCGACGCCGAGGACAACTACCGCGCGACCAAGGGCTAA
- a CDS encoding glyceraldehyde-3-phosphate dehydrogenase, translating into MNQPTTDHLEAWNTKQALAERMIPLIGQLYRDHDIVMSVHGRSLIGRSAIDIIRAHSYARKIDEVELDIAETSAIVAALTAIQPGPVSIDLALLANGFRAAATTDLEAYLRDELAPALAAKPASGRDVVLYGFGRIGRLLARIMIEHAGSQNGLNLRAIVVRKNGENDLQKRANLLRRDSVHGPFNGTIKVLEDENVILANGVRIQVIYSSDPADVDYPSYGIEDAILVDNTGRWRDAEGLGKHLENSGISRVILTAPGKGDLLNVVYGVNNDKISDADTILSAASCTTNAITPVLKVVNDAFGVKQGHVETVHSYTNDQNLIDNFHSGDRRGRSAALNMVLTETGAAKAVAKALPEFEGKLTGNAIRVPTPNVSMAVLNLQLERETTTEELNALLEQVSLTGALRTQIDYVESPEIVSTDFVGSNRAGIVDGLATLVTGSSAVLYVWYDNEYGYSCQVVRIIEQLAGGHPLQLPALAK; encoded by the coding sequence ATGAATCAGCCCACAACTGACCACCTCGAGGCCTGGAACACAAAGCAGGCACTGGCGGAGCGAATGATTCCGCTCATCGGTCAGCTCTACCGCGATCACGACATCGTCATGTCAGTCCACGGACGCAGCCTGATCGGCCGCTCAGCCATCGACATCATTCGCGCCCACAGCTATGCACGCAAGATCGATGAGGTTGAGCTCGACATTGCAGAGACCTCCGCGATCGTCGCGGCACTCACGGCAATCCAACCCGGCCCCGTCTCGATTGACCTCGCACTCCTCGCGAACGGCTTCCGCGCCGCTGCGACAACCGACCTCGAGGCGTACCTCCGCGACGAGCTCGCGCCCGCCCTCGCCGCCAAGCCCGCAAGCGGACGCGACGTTGTGCTCTACGGTTTCGGACGTATCGGTCGTCTCCTCGCCCGCATCATGATCGAGCACGCGGGAAGCCAGAACGGCTTGAACCTGCGCGCAATCGTCGTCCGGAAGAACGGCGAGAACGACCTGCAGAAGCGCGCCAACCTTCTCCGCCGCGACTCGGTGCACGGCCCCTTCAACGGCACCATCAAGGTCCTTGAAGACGAGAACGTCATCCTCGCGAACGGCGTTCGCATCCAGGTGATCTACTCGAGCGACCCGGCAGACGTCGATTACCCCTCGTACGGTATTGAAGACGCGATCCTTGTCGACAATACCGGGCGCTGGCGCGACGCCGAGGGCCTCGGCAAGCACCTCGAGAACTCGGGCATTTCCCGCGTCATCCTCACCGCTCCGGGCAAGGGCGACCTGCTGAACGTCGTCTACGGCGTGAACAACGACAAGATCAGCGACGCTGACACGATCCTCAGCGCGGCATCGTGCACGACGAACGCGATCACGCCAGTGCTGAAGGTCGTGAACGACGCGTTCGGAGTGAAGCAGGGCCACGTCGAGACCGTGCACTCGTACACGAACGATCAGAACCTCATCGACAACTTCCACTCGGGCGATCGGCGTGGGCGTTCCGCTGCACTGAACATGGTGCTCACCGAGACCGGCGCCGCGAAGGCTGTCGCGAAGGCGCTGCCGGAGTTCGAGGGCAAGCTCACTGGAAACGCCATCCGCGTTCCCACACCAAACGTGTCGATGGCTGTGCTCAACCTGCAGCTCGAGCGCGAGACAACCACCGAAGAGCTCAACGCACTTCTCGAGCAGGTCTCACTCACGGGCGCACTTCGCACGCAGATTGACTACGTTGAGTCACCCGAGATCGTCTCCACCGACTTCGTCGGGTCGAACCGAGCAGGGATCGTCGACGGCCTCGCGACCCTCGTCACGGGCTCAAGCGCAGTGCTCTACGTCTGGTACGACAACGAGTACGGCTACAGCTGCCAGGTTGTTCGCATTATCGAGCAGCTCGCGGGCGGACATCCACTGCAGCTTCCCGCTCTCGCCAAGTAA
- a CDS encoding universal stress protein produces the protein MSEKYLIGVDGSDHSRAALKWGLARATERGATVELIHVADDSFLSESVAFLSEAQSASEQMLAHEIERARTELGFTGEIAGSAVVGHPIAEVEAASKHADLLVLGAHTGGKFAGSVFGTRAVKIAAVAHCPVAVIPAEQEGAGSGVVVGVDGSEASKRAIAFAAEEASFRGVPLVAVYAWMPPLTPGLEYLWSEELVTAQQAAAEESIAIGTAGLAERYPDLEVRREIVQAPPVTALLQVAETAEMVVVGSRGRGGISRLLLGSVSHGVLNALPCTTVVTRAE, from the coding sequence ATGTCCGAGAAGTACCTCATCGGAGTTGACGGATCAGATCACAGCCGCGCCGCCCTGAAGTGGGGGCTCGCACGCGCCACGGAGCGCGGCGCGACCGTCGAGCTCATCCACGTCGCAGACGACTCCTTCCTGTCCGAAAGTGTCGCCTTCCTCTCGGAGGCACAGTCGGCCTCGGAGCAGATGCTCGCGCACGAGATCGAACGCGCGCGAACCGAGCTTGGGTTCACCGGGGAGATCGCGGGAAGCGCCGTTGTCGGCCACCCGATCGCAGAGGTCGAGGCTGCGTCGAAGCACGCAGACCTGCTCGTCCTTGGCGCGCACACAGGCGGCAAGTTTGCTGGCTCCGTCTTCGGCACTCGCGCGGTGAAGATCGCGGCGGTTGCGCACTGCCCTGTCGCCGTCATCCCGGCAGAGCAGGAAGGCGCCGGCAGCGGCGTCGTCGTCGGAGTTGATGGATCAGAAGCGTCAAAGCGTGCAATCGCGTTCGCCGCCGAAGAGGCCTCGTTCCGTGGCGTGCCCCTCGTCGCGGTCTACGCGTGGATGCCGCCGCTCACCCCCGGTCTCGAATACCTCTGGAGCGAGGAGCTCGTTACCGCTCAGCAGGCAGCGGCCGAAGAGTCAATCGCGATCGGCACTGCGGGCCTTGCTGAGCGCTACCCAGATCTCGAGGTTCGCCGCGAGATCGTGCAGGCTCCCCCAGTCACCGCTCTGCTGCAGGTCGCCGAGACTGCCGAGATGGTCGTTGTCGGTAGCCGCGGTCGCGGCGGCATCTCCCGCCTGCTTCTCGGGTCGGTCAGTCACGGCGTGCTCAACGCGCTGCCGTGCACGACCGTCGTTACCCGCGCGGAGTAA
- a CDS encoding MBL fold metallo-hydrolase: MAGDLRIERVVTFGVLGAGRPGYPPEGIALDNNVWIVGDDDSALIIDAAHDADAVVTAVGDRDPLGILLTHGHEDHVNAAIALADALDTHTYLHPDDLFLWEDTHGADRLPDFELADGASFSVGGAELVTLHTPGHTPGSVSFYAGSLGTLLSGDTLFEGGPGATRWEYSSFPRLIESISNRLLTLPAVTTVLPGHGSATTIGAEAPQIAAWAAQST; the protein is encoded by the coding sequence ATGGCCGGCGATCTTCGCATTGAGCGCGTCGTCACCTTCGGGGTGCTCGGGGCCGGGCGCCCCGGGTACCCGCCGGAGGGCATTGCGTTAGACAACAATGTGTGGATTGTTGGTGACGACGACAGCGCCCTCATCATCGATGCCGCTCACGACGCTGACGCCGTAGTGACCGCTGTCGGCGACCGAGACCCGCTCGGCATCCTGCTCACCCACGGGCACGAGGATCACGTCAACGCAGCGATCGCCCTCGCGGATGCGCTGGACACCCACACCTACCTCCACCCTGACGACCTCTTTTTGTGGGAGGACACTCACGGGGCCGACAGGCTTCCCGACTTCGAACTTGCGGATGGCGCGTCGTTCTCAGTTGGCGGCGCCGAGCTCGTCACGTTGCATACGCCAGGTCATACGCCAGGCTCGGTGAGCTTCTATGCGGGTTCGCTTGGCACGCTCCTGTCTGGCGACACCCTCTTCGAGGGTGGCCCGGGTGCCACCCGCTGGGAATACTCGAGCTTCCCGAGGCTCATCGAGTCGATCAGCAACAGGCTACTCACATTGCCTGCCGTCACGACGGTGCTTCCTGGCCACGGATCGGCGACGACAATTGGGGCGGAGGCCCCGCAGATCGCAGCCTGGGCCGCCCAGTCAACCTAA
- a CDS encoding flavin reductase family protein, with the protein MNEFEAGDALKRAFRDHPAGVGLITAQTPVGPVGLTVSSVASVAVDPPALSFSVTRATGSAGGVLHADSFVVHLLDARHAGIAQTFAVSGTERFTSEQGWETLPTGEPLLPGVRAALRCRSLHQLEVGSSVIVVAGVLDAHFGEAAEPMSYIDRTFRRLGEVL; encoded by the coding sequence GTGAACGAGTTTGAGGCTGGCGACGCGCTGAAGCGGGCATTCCGCGATCACCCGGCGGGGGTTGGCCTGATCACCGCGCAGACGCCCGTGGGCCCGGTTGGCCTAACGGTCTCGAGCGTCGCTTCCGTGGCCGTCGACCCACCGGCGCTCTCGTTCTCAGTCACACGAGCTACGGGTAGCGCAGGGGGAGTGCTACACGCCGACTCATTCGTTGTGCACCTGCTCGACGCGCGCCACGCTGGGATCGCGCAGACGTTTGCAGTCTCTGGAACTGAGCGGTTCACTTCCGAGCAGGGGTGGGAGACGCTCCCTACTGGCGAACCGTTGCTGCCCGGCGTGCGCGCCGCGCTGCGTTGCCGTTCGCTGCATCAACTCGAGGTCGGTTCGTCAGTGATTGTCGTCGCAGGGGTGCTCGACGCCCACTTCGGGGAGGCGGCCGAGCCGATGAGCTACATTGACCGGACGTTCAGGCGCCTCGGCGAAGTCCTCTAG
- a CDS encoding DUF998 domain-containing protein — protein sequence MPRVGSGSAAIESRATRLAVAAFVVAGILTALVMFGRRLPLAGDASLGNIAAWCAGGGAGLAYLLGHIVETRRGRDLWRRQLPLAKRAFDVFALTLATGMLAYLAVMAIASLFQLGFQGLTVDPLGGGVLSGAATAAMTYIGALIGSRVSSGSIAVLATLQLFTGTMASMVSSPDASWWQLHFSQLGNESGSSGYRFNVSLIITGFVLVALSNYIGHDIRRGLIARNSDDPKLVRLLSWLFAAIGLCMAVAGAVPDAENIVVHVGSASGMLVVFAVFVFVSLRRIVDVPRELVVFSLIVVVGIVVAVLLWVPFGYYNLTGTEFMAASLLFAWLTVFVRTAAAYAEPRGIAPHPHGLDRGKVGEPATSPQSERTAEEHR from the coding sequence TTGCCTCGCGTCGGCAGCGGCTCCGCTGCAATCGAGTCCCGCGCCACCCGGCTGGCGGTTGCTGCGTTCGTCGTTGCCGGGATCTTGACGGCGCTCGTGATGTTCGGCCGGCGACTGCCCCTCGCGGGCGACGCATCCCTCGGCAACATCGCGGCGTGGTGCGCCGGGGGTGGAGCGGGCCTTGCCTATCTGCTCGGACACATAGTCGAGACTCGACGCGGGCGTGACCTCTGGCGGCGCCAACTGCCGCTCGCGAAACGGGCCTTCGACGTGTTCGCGCTCACGCTCGCGACAGGCATGCTCGCGTACCTCGCGGTCATGGCGATCGCGAGCTTGTTCCAACTTGGCTTCCAGGGCCTGACTGTCGACCCACTTGGCGGTGGTGTGCTGTCGGGCGCGGCAACCGCTGCGATGACGTACATTGGGGCGCTCATTGGCTCGCGGGTCAGCTCGGGCTCCATCGCGGTGCTCGCAACTCTACAACTGTTCACTGGCACGATGGCGAGCATGGTGAGTTCGCCAGACGCTTCCTGGTGGCAGCTCCACTTCTCGCAGCTCGGCAACGAGTCGGGCTCGAGCGGCTATAGGTTCAACGTCTCGCTCATCATCACGGGCTTCGTGCTCGTCGCGCTGTCAAACTACATTGGCCACGACATTCGGCGTGGCCTCATCGCCCGCAACTCCGACGACCCGAAGCTCGTGCGCTTGCTCTCGTGGCTCTTTGCCGCAATTGGGTTGTGCATGGCTGTTGCAGGTGCGGTCCCCGATGCAGAGAACATCGTCGTTCACGTTGGGTCAGCGAGTGGCATGCTCGTCGTGTTCGCAGTGTTCGTCTTCGTGTCGCTCAGGCGTATCGTCGACGTTCCGAGGGAGCTCGTCGTGTTCTCGCTGATCGTCGTTGTCGGCATCGTCGTCGCGGTGCTGTTGTGGGTGCCGTTTGGTTACTACAACCTCACCGGCACCGAATTCATGGCGGCGAGCCTCCTGTTCGCCTGGCTCACGGTGTTCGTTCGCACCGCCGCGGCCTATGCCGAGCCGAGGGGAATAGCCCCGCATCCTCACGGGTTGGACCGGGGGAAGGTCGGAGAACCGGCCACGTCCCCACAATCTGAGAGAACTGCGGAGGAACATCGGTGA
- a CDS encoding BCCT family transporter: MLEPGDLDLPDTVHLHEAVQINDDDSDERITAKLRTHGVRIGKGMISPRVFWPALAIILVLVAYAAFWPDSAEATFSTVQGWIVENLGWYYMLIVAAFIAIATTLGFSRLGRIRLGRDDDEPEFGLLSWFSMLFAAGMGIGLVFYGVGEPLTYATVDPKPGWEGNQAEIAGLAMAQTFVHWGIHPWAIYAIIGLSIAYAIHRRGRPVSIRWALEPLFGERVKGWTGDVIDVLAILGTVFGVATSLGLGVQQISAGMLEIGIVDTVDNTTLVVLIIAVTLVAMFSVISGIGAGMKWLSNINLSLAGALLISLLLLGPTLFLFQNLTESLGFYLANFMQMTFDVGAFQRGEGTSWFANWTIFYWGWWISWSPFVGIFIARISRGRTVREFVAGVMLVPTFVGILWFSVLGGSGLFRQFFGAGDLVQDGTLDVDSVLFKILGDLPFGTIFSVVGILLVAIFFITSSDSGSLVVDMLASGGHPNPPTWSRVLWSVIEGLVAIALLLAGGLKSLQAAALATALPFSVILLLMAIATVKALRIDDRVLERAERTARIERLTEHMTAQFAENIGDHLAVENYVDDRIDYRISRTRGAFAPRRGAATHQVKPRNTGSPGAR; encoded by the coding sequence CTGCTCGAGCCCGGAGACCTCGACCTGCCCGATACCGTGCACCTGCACGAGGCTGTGCAGATCAACGATGACGACAGTGACGAGCGCATCACGGCGAAGCTTCGCACGCACGGTGTCCGTATTGGCAAGGGCATGATCTCCCCTCGCGTGTTCTGGCCGGCGCTCGCTATCATCCTTGTGCTTGTCGCCTACGCCGCCTTCTGGCCAGACTCCGCTGAGGCGACGTTCAGCACAGTACAAGGTTGGATCGTGGAGAACCTCGGCTGGTACTACATGCTGATTGTCGCGGCGTTCATCGCTATCGCCACGACCCTCGGATTCTCACGGCTTGGCCGTATCAGGCTCGGCCGCGATGACGACGAACCAGAATTCGGCCTGTTGTCGTGGTTCTCGATGCTGTTCGCAGCGGGCATGGGCATCGGCCTCGTCTTCTACGGTGTCGGGGAGCCCCTGACGTATGCGACCGTCGACCCGAAGCCAGGCTGGGAGGGCAACCAGGCCGAGATCGCTGGCCTCGCGATGGCGCAGACGTTCGTGCACTGGGGAATCCACCCCTGGGCTATTTACGCAATCATCGGCCTATCGATCGCCTACGCGATTCATCGTCGAGGCCGCCCGGTATCTATCAGGTGGGCCCTCGAGCCATTGTTCGGCGAACGCGTAAAGGGTTGGACGGGCGACGTCATCGATGTGCTTGCCATCCTTGGCACAGTCTTCGGCGTGGCGACGTCACTTGGGCTTGGCGTGCAACAGATCTCTGCGGGCATGCTTGAGATCGGCATTGTTGACACTGTCGACAACACGACCCTCGTCGTGCTCATCATCGCGGTCACGCTGGTCGCAATGTTCTCGGTGATCAGTGGGATCGGCGCTGGCATGAAGTGGCTGTCGAACATCAACCTGTCGCTCGCAGGCGCGCTCCTCATCTCGCTGCTACTTCTCGGCCCGACGCTGTTCCTCTTCCAGAACCTCACTGAGTCCCTCGGCTTCTACCTGGCGAACTTCATGCAGATGACCTTCGACGTCGGCGCGTTCCAGCGCGGCGAGGGCACGAGTTGGTTCGCAAACTGGACCATCTTCTACTGGGGATGGTGGATCTCCTGGTCCCCCTTCGTCGGCATCTTCATCGCCCGCATCTCCCGTGGACGCACTGTGCGCGAGTTTGTTGCAGGCGTCATGCTTGTTCCGACATTCGTTGGAATTCTCTGGTTCTCTGTACTCGGAGGCAGCGGCCTGTTCCGCCAATTCTTCGGGGCCGGCGACCTTGTACAAGACGGAACACTCGACGTTGACAGCGTGCTGTTCAAGATCCTCGGCGATCTGCCGTTCGGCACAATCTTCTCGGTCGTCGGGATCCTGCTCGTCGCGATCTTCTTCATCACGTCGTCTGACTCGGGTTCGCTCGTGGTCGATATGCTCGCCTCAGGCGGACACCCGAACCCTCCCACATGGTCGCGTGTGCTCTGGTCGGTGATTGAGGGGCTCGTTGCGATCGCGCTACTGCTTGCCGGCGGCCTGAAATCGTTGCAGGCTGCCGCGCTCGCAACAGCGCTCCCCTTTAGCGTGATTCTGCTTCTGATGGCCATCGCAACGGTGAAGGCGCTACGTATTGATGACAGGGTCCTCGAGCGGGCCGAGCGCACTGCAAGAATTGAACGTCTCACCGAGCACATGACCGCACAGTTCGCAGAGAACATCGGCGACCATCTCGCGGTCGAGAACTATGTCGACGACCGCATCGACTACCGCATCTCTCGCACCCGCGGGGCATTTGCGCCCCGCCGTGGAGCGGCAACGCATCAGGTGAAGCCCCGCAACACTGGAAGTCCGGGAGCACGCTAG
- a CDS encoding peroxiredoxin, whose amino-acid sequence MVLEVGAIAPDFTLSDQHGEELTLSELVTEGPVALVFFPLAFSGICTGELCELRDNLQIFEDSKVRLVGVSVDSVFALKAWAQAEGYEFSILSDFWPHGAVSKEYGVFIEERGIATRATLVIGEGRKVLASFETAPGEARDFGAYREAIAAIA is encoded by the coding sequence ATGGTTCTTGAGGTAGGCGCAATCGCCCCCGATTTCACACTCTCCGATCAGCACGGCGAAGAACTCACGCTCAGTGAGCTCGTCACGGAGGGCCCGGTTGCGCTCGTATTCTTCCCGCTCGCGTTTTCGGGCATCTGCACTGGTGAACTGTGCGAGCTTCGCGACAACCTGCAGATCTTCGAAGACAGCAAGGTGCGCCTCGTCGGTGTTTCAGTCGATTCCGTCTTCGCGCTGAAGGCATGGGCGCAGGCCGAGGGGTACGAGTTCTCGATCCTTTCCGACTTCTGGCCGCATGGAGCAGTGTCGAAGGAGTACGGCGTGTTCATTGAGGAGCGCGGCATCGCGACCCGCGCCACCCTCGTGATCGGGGAGGGGCGCAAGGTGCTCGCATCGTTTGAGACCGCCCCCGGCGAGGCTCGCGACTTTGGTGCGTACCGTGAGGCGATTGCCGCTATCGCGTAG
- the aceE gene encoding pyruvate dehydrogenase (acetyl-transferring), homodimeric type, whose amino-acid sequence MAVNTQDPYSQDHEDMDPAETAEWRESLDGVVETHGPGRGREIMTSLLERSRELHLSVPMVPTTDYVNTIASENEPSFPGDHDTERQYRSWIRWNAAMTVHRAQRPGIGVGGHISTYGSAASLYEVGFNHFFRGQDHPGGGDQIFVQGHASPGIYARAFLEGRLSADQLDGFRQEKSHAPNSLPSYPHPRLAPDFWQFPTVSMGLGPINAIYQAQVNKYLTNRGIKDASDQHVWAFLGDGEMDEVESRGQLQVAANEGLDNLTFVVNCNLQRLDGPVRGNGKIIQELESYFRGAGWNVIKVVWGREWDDLLQRDQSGALLNLMNTTPDGDFQTYKAESGLFVREHFFGRDERALELVKDYTDDQIWGLRRGGHDYRKVYAAYKAAMEHKGRPTVILAKTIKGYGLGPHFEGRNATHQMKKMTLEDLKLFRDTMHIPISDAQLEENPYLPPYYHPGENDPTIQYMHERRRELGGYLPERRSTHIDLAVPEEKSYAIAAKGSGTQEAATTMVFVRLLKDLMRDKNMGKRFVPIIPDEARTFGMDSYFPTSKIYNPHGQNYTSVDRELLLAYKESPEGVLIHVGINEAGAAAAFTNVGTSYATHGEPLIPIYIFYSMFGFQRTGDAIWAAGDQMARGFMIGATAGRTTLTGEGLQHADGHSLLLASTNPAVVSYDPAYGYEIGHIMRSGVERMYGGTHEDPNVMYYLTVYNEPIIHPAEPADVDVDGIVRGIHRVSTASAGTHKAQILASGVAVPWAIEAQELLATDWDVAADVWSVTSWSELQRDGLAADQHNFENFGGAQRTAYLTEKLAGAEGPKVAVSDWTPEVPEQIRPYVPGDYSVLGANGFGFSDTRAAARRFFKIDRESLVVKVLQRLALEGKIDASVPVAAAEKYKLADVNAGTTGGAGGDA is encoded by the coding sequence GTGGCTGTGAACACACAAGATCCTTACTCGCAGGATCACGAAGACATGGATCCCGCTGAGACCGCCGAATGGCGCGAGTCGCTTGACGGCGTCGTAGAGACGCACGGTCCCGGCCGCGGTCGCGAGATCATGACGAGTCTGCTCGAGCGCTCGCGCGAACTGCACCTCAGCGTGCCGATGGTTCCAACGACCGACTACGTCAACACGATCGCGTCAGAGAACGAGCCGAGCTTCCCAGGGGATCACGACACTGAGCGCCAGTACCGCTCATGGATTCGTTGGAACGCCGCGATGACCGTACACAGGGCGCAGCGCCCCGGCATCGGTGTCGGCGGCCATATCTCGACGTACGGCTCAGCGGCCTCACTGTACGAGGTTGGCTTCAACCACTTCTTCCGCGGCCAGGATCACCCCGGCGGCGGCGACCAGATTTTCGTGCAGGGTCATGCCTCCCCCGGTATCTACGCGCGCGCGTTCCTTGAAGGACGTCTGAGCGCTGACCAGCTCGATGGCTTCCGCCAGGAGAAGTCGCACGCGCCGAACTCGCTGCCGAGTTACCCGCACCCGCGCCTCGCACCTGATTTCTGGCAGTTCCCGACGGTGTCGATGGGGCTTGGCCCGATCAATGCGATCTACCAGGCTCAGGTCAACAAGTACCTCACCAACCGTGGCATCAAGGACGCAAGCGACCAGCACGTCTGGGCGTTCCTCGGTGACGGCGAGATGGACGAGGTCGAGAGCCGCGGCCAGCTGCAGGTCGCAGCGAACGAGGGCCTCGACAACCTCACCTTTGTTGTGAACTGCAACCTGCAGCGCCTCGATGGCCCGGTGCGCGGCAACGGCAAGATCATTCAGGAGCTTGAGAGCTACTTCCGTGGCGCAGGCTGGAACGTCATCAAGGTCGTCTGGGGTCGCGAGTGGGACGACCTGCTCCAGCGCGACCAGAGCGGCGCGCTGCTCAACCTCATGAACACCACTCCTGACGGTGATTTCCAGACGTATAAGGCCGAGAGTGGATTGTTCGTTCGCGAGCACTTCTTCGGCCGCGACGAGCGCGCGCTCGAGCTCGTCAAGGACTACACCGACGACCAGATCTGGGGCCTCCGCCGTGGTGGCCACGATTACCGTAAGGTCTACGCGGCCTACAAGGCAGCGATGGAGCACAAGGGTCGCCCGACCGTCATCCTCGCAAAGACGATCAAGGGATACGGCCTCGGGCCGCACTTCGAGGGCCGCAATGCGACCCACCAGATGAAGAAGATGACGCTCGAAGACTTGAAGCTCTTCCGCGACACCATGCACATCCCGATCTCTGACGCGCAGCTCGAAGAGAACCCGTACCTCCCGCCGTACTACCACCCGGGCGAGAACGATCCGACGATCCAGTACATGCACGAGCGCCGCCGCGAGCTTGGCGGCTACCTCCCCGAGCGCCGCTCGACGCACATCGACCTCGCGGTGCCGGAGGAGAAGAGCTACGCGATCGCCGCAAAGGGTTCGGGCACGCAGGAGGCCGCGACCACGATGGTCTTTGTGCGTCTACTCAAGGACCTCATGCGCGACAAGAACATGGGCAAGCGCTTCGTGCCGATCATCCCCGATGAGGCACGGACGTTCGGCATGGACTCGTACTTCCCGACCTCGAAGATCTACAACCCGCACGGCCAGAACTACACCTCGGTCGACCGCGAGCTGCTCCTTGCGTACAAGGAGAGCCCGGAGGGCGTGCTGATCCACGTCGGCATCAACGAGGCTGGTGCAGCCGCGGCGTTCACGAACGTGGGCACCTCGTACGCAACACACGGCGAGCCGCTCATTCCGATCTACATCTTCTACTCGATGTTTGGGTTCCAGCGCACGGGCGACGCCATCTGGGCTGCCGGCGACCAAATGGCACGCGGCTTCATGATTGGCGCAACCGCTGGGCGCACCACGCTCACCGGCGAGGGCCTCCAGCACGCGGATGGCCACTCGCTGCTGCTCGCATCGACGAACCCCGCGGTCGTGTCCTACGACCCCGCCTATGGCTACGAGATTGGGCACATCATGCGCTCGGGCGTCGAGCGCATGTATGGCGGCACGCACGAGGATCCGAACGTCATGTACTACCTCACGGTGTACAACGAGCCGATCATCCACCCCGCAGAACCTGCAGATGTCGACGTAGACGGCATCGTTCGAGGCATCCACCGCGTCAGCACCGCGTCGGCGGGCACTCACAAGGCACAGATTCTCGCCTCAGGCGTGGCAGTCCCGTGGGCGATCGAGGCCCAGGAGCTCCTCGCAACTGACTGGGACGTTGCAGCCGATGTGTGGAGCGTCACGAGTTGGAGCGAGCTCCAGCGCGACGGCCTCGCAGCCGACCAGCACAACTTTGAGAACTTCGGGGGCGCACAGCGCACCGCGTACCTCACCGAGAAGCTCGCAGGCGCCGAGGGACCGAAGGTTGCAGTTAGCGACTGGACGCCAGAGGTTCCCGAGCAGATTCGCCCGTACGTTCCTGGCGACTACTCGGTGCTCGGCGCGAACGGCTTCGGCTTCTCGGACACACGCGCGGCAGCGCGCCGGTTCTTCAAGATCGACCGCGAGTCGCTCGTGGTGAAGGTGCTGCAGCGCCTCGCGCTCGAGGGCAAGATCGACGCGAGCGTGCCGGTTGCCGCGGCCGAGAAGTACAAGCTCGCTGACGTCAACGCCGGAACCACTGGCGGCGCGGGCGGGGACGCCTAG